A window of the Cannabis sativa cultivar Pink pepper isolate KNU-18-1 chromosome X, ASM2916894v1, whole genome shotgun sequence genome harbors these coding sequences:
- the LOC133032733 gene encoding uncharacterized protein LOC133032733 has translation MIGNSYQMVSEQIDLATMENSKLIFYGDDPYGWVTDIEEYFRHHRIRESMKVSVATTCLRGVAWRWFQAVEEQDPIRNWLEFRIAMFNCCSRIKDDPYDKLMALRYDGSVTEFRDRFETTANQLPDIPVTFLRDIFFGKLPAEIAIGVHEYRPKTLSEVIAKALMVEEQMKMARNFSNGGVNPFGFSAEVVKTVDESTTPFKSEGDVPSDVTDDEKDIRSEKKTQRGTAPRKEEMETTPVLEMMPECWRRHWLCSWEMIPVLYKEKPSQNIPPKIRQAWQGKATRLERHLLPMAMEAHKLFDRGKNDQLVIDAVKNEVMTVSNLRSALRMLLAKHHEMALRDTPSKTNRSSSELKEMIGAQLKDPNIGIFFSLLGLCWSEILSWRGETRRGLKVEPPVKKGNRRGLIPSDLVFLVESPEKMKSGVSFLSRVMEKGSFVRMFTFDPTQIMAQSNTNMGPLIIGGHEPKLLDPQLRMGLIILVHGLISWNLDSEAYFPKFSIPIGPGPFTKGHVQFKQNPFFPKPTRVSDYTYRDTMKIFFPYVYFVYWRSTFQLLRQSVANYHAMDGRESLYFMLERVFSLMLLEKLSSVILNEGWERKHQLDELSIEVALWKYNYQFLVCNVSLSFLGPHCCWVFDRGKKMNPEHNQILANSVFGPSLLDRLSGAPFAATTATVLPFFLHAKGDTINLLSWFFDRGRLTKERCLSPSLNTIHLLAWFFDRGRAKNCCGGLCSSP, from the exons ATGATAGGAAATTCCtatcaaatggtatcagagcaaatcGATCTGGCGACCATGGAAAACTCGAAGCTCATTTTTTACGGTGATGATCCATACGGGTGGGTCACCGACATTGAAGAGTATTTCCGACATCATCGAATTCGTGAGAGCATGAAGGTCTCTGTTGCCACAACTTGTCTCAGAGGAGTTGCTTGGCGATGGTTTCAAGCTGTAGAAGAACAAGATCCAATCAGAAACTGGTTGGAGTTTCGTATAGCCATGTTCAATTGTTGCAGTCGAATCAAAGATGATCCATACGATAAGTTGATGGCGCTACGGTATGATGGTTCTGTGACAGAGTTTCGTGATCGATTTGAGACAACAGCAAACCAGCTCCCTGATATTCCGGTAACTTTTCTTCGGGATATATTCTTTGGTAAACTGCCTGCTGAGATTGCAATAGGGGTGCACGAATATAGGCCTAAAACACTGTCGGAGGTCATTGCTAAAGCGCTCATGGTGGAAGAACAAATGAAGATGGCAAGAAATTTTAGCAATGGTGGAGTCAACCCATTCGGATTTTCGGCTGAGGTTGTGAAGACAGTAGACGAATCAACTACGCCCTTCAAGTCAGAAGGAGATGTCCCTTCGGACGTAACCGACGATGAAAAGGACATAAGGTCAGAGAAGAAAACGCAGCGGGGAACGGCACCGAGGAAGGAAGAGATGGAGACGACACCGGTGCTGGAGATGATGCCGGAGTGCTGGAGACGACACTGGTTGTGCTCTTGGGAGATGATACCGGTGTTGTACAAGGAGAAGCCGAGCCAGAATATTCCTCCAAAAATTCGTCAAGCTTGGCAAGGGAAGGCGACGCGGCTTGAACGCCATCTTTTGCCTATGGCAATGGAGGCTCACAAGCTCTTTGATCGTGGAAAAAACGACCAGCTAGTCATCGACGCTGTTAAAAATGAAGTGATGACGGTTTCAAATCTGAGAAGCGCCTTGCGAATGCTTCTAGCTAAACACCACGAGATGGCTCTTCGAGATACGCCGTCGAAGACGAACCGCAGCTCTTCGGAGCTAAAGGAGATGATAGGCGCTCAACTAAAGGATCCTAACATCGGTATCTTCTTTTCCTTACTCGGTTTATGTTGGTCGGAGATTCTTAGTTGGAGGGGTGAGACACGTCGCGGCTTAAAGGTGGAGCCGCCAGTGAAGAAGGGCAATCGGAGAGGCCTAATCCCATCAGATCTGGTTTTCTTGGTGGAGTCGCCTGAGAAGATGAAGAGCGGGGTAAGTTTCCTTTCACGTGTTATGGAAAAAGGCTCTTTTGTTAGAATGTTTACTTTTGACCCAACCCAAATAATGGCCCAATCAAATACAAACATGGGCCCACTTATCATTGGAGGTCATGAGCCCAAGTTATTGGATCCACAGTTAAGGATGGGTTTAATAATTTTAGTTCATGGGCTGATTTCTTGGAATCTTGATAGTGAGGCCTACTTTCCTAAATTTTCTATCCCAATAGGGCCTGGACCTTTCACCAAAGGGCATGTTCAATTTAAACAAAACCCATTTTTTCCAAAGCCTACGAGAGTATCAGATTATACATATAGGGACactatgaaaatattttttccttatGTATACTTTGTCTATTGGCGGTCAACTTTTCAATTGCTAAGGCAAAGTGTTGCCAATTACCATGCCATGGACGGTAGGGAATCACTCTACTTCATGTTGGAGAGGGTGTTTTCATTGATGCTATTGGAAAAGCTCTCTTCTGTCATATTAAATGAG GGATGGGAGCGAAAACACCAACTAGATGAATTATCCATTGAAGTTGCCTTATGGAAGTACAACTATCAATTTTTGGTGTGTAATGTTTCTCTTTCATTCTTGGGGCCTCATTGTTGCTGGGTTTTTGACCGGGGCAAGAAAATGAATCCTGAACATAATCAGATTTTGGCAAACTCAGTTTTTGGTCCTTCTCTTCTCGACCGGCTTTCAGGAGCACCCTTTGCAGCCACAACAGCGACTGTCCTACCATTTTTTCTGCACGCGAAGGGCGACACTATCAATTTACTCAGCTGGTTTTTCGATCGAGGTCGACTCACTAAGGAGAGATGTCTCTCCCCTAGCTTGAACACCATACATTTGCTGGCTTGGTTCTTCGACAGAGGACGAGCCAAAAATTGTTGTGGAGGCTTGTGTTCTtcaccttga
- the LOC115702318 gene encoding long chain acyl-CoA synthetase 9, chloroplastic, with protein sequence MNPYIVGVVVPLVVSLILRNSKTEKKRGLPVDVGVEPGYAIRNRRFTYTVQTAWEGITTLTELFEQSCKKYQEKCFLGTRKLISREVEVADDGRSFEKLHLGEYEWLTYGRTFEAVCNFASGLARLGHNKEERVAIFADTREEWLIALQGCFRRNVTVVTIYASLGEEALCHSLNETEVTTVICGKKELVKLVEISGQLDTVKRIICMDDEIPSVASSVEQSSAWNITLFADVERLGRENPIDADLPLPADVAVIMYTSGSTGLPKGVMMTHANVLATVSAVMTIVPGLGSNDVYMAYLPLAHILELAAENVIAAVGSSIGYGSPLTLTDTSSKIKKGTKGDTTMLSPTLMTAVPAILDRVRDGVLKKVNSKGGLSKKLFDLAYSRRLSAVNGSWLGAWGLERLLWNLLVFKKVQAILGGRVRFVLSGGAPLSGDTQRFINICLGVPIGQGYGLTETCAGGTFSEFDDTSVGRVGAPLPCSFVKLINWSEGGYLVNDSPMPRGEIVIGGPNVTLGYFKNEEKSNELYKVDERGVRWFYTGDIGRFHPDGCLEIIDRKKDIVKLQHGEYVSLGKVEAALSVCPYVDNIMLHADPFYSYCVAVVVPSQSTLEEWALKQGVCFTDFADLCEKGETIKEVHASLVKVGKKARLEKFEIPAKIKLLSNQWTPETGLVTAALKIKRDVIKKAFSEDLSRLYAS encoded by the exons ATGAATCCCTACATTGTTGGTGTTGTTGTTCCTCTTGTTGTCTCTCTTATTCTTCGCAATTCCAAGACAGAGAAGAAACGAGGTTTGCCTGTTGATGTTGGTGTTGAACCTGGTTATGCAATTCGAAACCGTCGCTTCACTTATACTGTACAGACAGCATGGGAAGGCATCACAACTCTTACTGAACTTTTTGAGCAATCATGCAAGAAGTACCAGGAGAAGTGCTTCCTTGGAACCCGGAAGTTGATTTCGAGGGAAGTTGAGGTTGCAGATGATGGAAGATCCTTTGAAAAGCTTCATTTGGGGGAGTATGAATGGCTGACATACGGGAGAACATTTGAAGCTGTGTGCAATTTTGCTTCTGGTTTAGCTCGACTTGGGCATAACAAGGAAGAACGAGTAGCAATCTTTGCAGACACAAGAGAGGAGTGGCTTATAGCGTTGCAG GGTTGCTTTAGGCGTAATGTCACTGTCGTCACCATATATGCATCTTTGGGGGAGGAAGCTCTTTGTCACTCACTAAATGAG ACAGAGGTTACAACTGTAATCTGTGGGAAGAAAGAGCTGGTGAAACTTGTGGAAATTAGCGGACAACTTGACACAGTCAAGCGCATTATCTGTATGGATGATGAAATCCCTTCTGTTGCTTCGTCTGTTGAGCAGAGCAGTGCCTGGAATATAACATTGTTTGCTGATGTGGAGAGACTTGGCCGAGAAAACCCCATTGATGCTGACTTACCTCTTCCTGCTGATGTAGCAGTTATTATGTATACAAGTGGGAGTACTGGATTACCTAAG GGTGTTATGATGACACATGCTAATGTCCTTGCTACAGTTTCAGCTGTCATGACAATTGTTCCTGGCCTTGGAAGCAATGATGTCTATATGGCATATTTGCCTCTGGCTCATATTCTTGAACTGGCTGCAGAG aatgTCATTGCTGCTGTGGGAAGTTCCATAGGATATGGATCCCCTTTGACACTTACTGATACATCAAGCAAGATTAAGAAAGGAACAAAAGGTGATACAACTATGCTGTCGCCCACTCTAATGACAGCTGTCCCCGCAATTCTTGATCGTGTTCGAGATGGGGTGCTGAAAAAG GTAAATTCAAAGGGGGGGTTATCTAAGAAGTTGTTTGACTTGGCATATTCTCGTAGACTGTCTGCAGTAAACGGAAGTTGGCTTGGGGCTTGGGGTCTAGAAAGGCTTCTATGGAATTTACTTGTATTTAAAAAGGTCCAGGCGATTCTAGGAGGTCGTGTCCGCTTCGTACTATCTGGTGGTGCTCCTCTTTCTGGTGATACTCAAAGATTCATCAACATATGTCTTGG TGTTCCAATTGGGCAAGGTTACGGTCTCACAGAAACATGTGCTGGTGGTACATTTTCTGAATTTGATGATACATCCGTCGGTCGTGTTGGGGCTCCGCTTCCTTGCTCCTTTGTTAAG TTAATTAATTGGTCTGAAGGTGGTTATCTTGTAAATGATTCTCCAATGCCTCGTGGGGAAATAGTGATTGGTGGTCCAAATGTCACACTTGGGTATttcaaaaatgaagaaaaatcaaACGAACTATACAAG GTTGATGAGAGAGGGGTGAGGTGGTTCTATACAGGTGACATTGGGCGGTTTCATCCTGATGGTTGCCTTGAGATAATTGACCGTAAAAAAGACATAGTCAAACTTCAGCATGGAGAGTATGTCTCCTTAGGAAAG GTTGAGGCTGCTCTCTCCGTGTGCCCCTATGTCGACAACATTATGCTGCATGCTGATCCTTTCTATAGTTACTGTGTTGCTGTTGTGGTGCCTTCTCAAAGCACCTTGGAAGAGTGGGCCTTGAAACAAGGAGTATGTTTTACCGACTTTGCTGACCTTTGTGAGAAAGGAGAAACTATTAAAGAAGTGCATGCATCACTTGTAAAG GTAGGAAAGAAGGCACGTCTGGAGAAATTTGAGATCCCTGCAAAGATCAAGTTATTATCGAACCAATGGACACCTGAGACTGGCCTAGTTACTGCAGCTCTCAAGATCAAAAGAGATGTCATTAAAAAGGCTTTCTCTGAAGACCTCTCCAGGTTATATGCATCCTAA